tcatgacaagatttattcttggagaatttgtaaattcctcgcaagaggcagtacccaaaggcagtgatcgaacccaagacctctagcatgaaaGTCCATCACACTAACCATAATTCCACGGATACTACGGGTTTAGCATTTAATGAGGGGAGCCTACAACACCGACTTCAcagtcaaaatgtcaccattgacagacgtaacttgtAGGGTGTtaatatctattttttaaaatatgtactgCAGGAATCTTTTCTTAATTGGGTTAGAAATAACTATTCGAACcttttaataaagtatttttagactggttcaaatctgatacctacaaaataaacgctggtgttctccagggctccgttttgtctccggcactcttccttatttttataaataatcttttgtctgaaacttctaacccaatcaattgtttcgctgatgacagtaacCTCAGGTTTTGATATTCGTCTTTAGACTCTAACCATTTTGTTACCTCTTTTGAACTGGCGATATCTTTTTAAAGCCTTTATTCTTCAAACATCGAGTACATTTTCCATATTTCACACTTGTTCAGTCTCTTAAACATAATCTATACAATGATatgtgaccgttgtctaactgaaacatTTATTCCTCCTAAGCACTGTTGGCCTCAAAGTTTTATGtctatcattattttatatcttCATATTCTTCAAGTGTTCCTATTACTTTGGCTATCGCTGTAACTGGTACCTACTCACATAGATCAATCTCTCCATTAACATAcagaaaaaaaacctattttatCTTACGGTAATTGCTACACACTCAACAACCACACAAACTGCACTTACaacaaagtcaaaaataaatcctATCAACCTCCTCAATCCATCAGAGAAGCGCACAATGTTCCTTCCTCTAGAGCAAGACAAGACAAGAcgcaacgacgacgacacgaCAACGAAGCAAACAAACAGCAAGCCATAGGTACCTACAAGTATTTGGAATGGAAGCTGCGAAGAGAAAATTACCCCGGAGATTGACGACGACGTTGTAGTATCCGTTGCTGGTGCTGCCACTGCCACTTCCACTACCATTATTATCAAGCAGCCAGTTGTAATGTTGTAAAATGTTCCATTCGACAAGAGAAAGATGTTCATAGGCCAAGGTTGACTTTTAATCACATTTGCAGGCACTTAATTAACTGCATTAAACACGGTAATGTGGGTCGCGATTAAAGTCTAATGGAGCATTCGCTTTgagatataatttttgtttttttattttttattcttttaatttttgtgaagttAGTTTTGAGATTCAAATAGAGACTGAGATTGAGGTAGAAGATATGAAAATTTAAGATCTGTAAGATCTTATCTTCAAGATTCCTAAATCACAGAAACATCTTACAACGGCATTTTCCATTTCTTGTTCTAATTaagtctcttttttttatttatagacaaaGCATTTACACAACCCAGTAAAAAAGATCCAGCAGCAAACTGTTGTCCTTATATTCAAATCTCCACATAAATTCTGGAAATGCATTGAATGCCATGATGCGCTACTCGGAAATCTCCCGAGATCTATCCTCGGATAGTCTTAAATTTGTCGAGGTAAATTAACAATCAAATTATTCCCTTAAAAAAAGCTTCTATaaccttttctatttttaatttgtagcaGCCACATGCAGAAGAATACATTTACAAGAATTTACGTGACGAATCCCCACCGAGTGATATCTCAACACACAGTGGTCCATTGTTGAGTAAATCATGCCACCATCAGAATCAAATCGGTGGCAGTTATATTGCCAACAATCGTCTGTCGTATGGTTCGTCGACGACACCAcgacaaaaaaaggacaaaagcCTACCGTCGAGTGCTACCAAGGAAAGGGAATTCGAGAGAATTCCCTCGAAAACGCTAAATGCAAAAGGTTCGAGGAGGAAAAGTTCAATTGGTTCGGCATGTTTGAATGCAATGTCAACTTCTCCTGGTTCAGGGTGCTATTATTGTTATGGGTAAGTAAGAGAGATTTATTTATCCTTTTTGAATCTGATTATGATTATTTTGTGTGCAGATCAACACCACCTGGAAAGACACAAAGTCTTCCACTTAACTCATCTATCAAGAATTACGATTCGGTTATATTGAATGCCCTTCGAGTAACCGCCGAAGAATTGGCCAATCAGATCACACTCCTGGACTTCCCTGTATTCGCTGCCATTCAACCAGACGAATTGACCAGCTGTGCATGGACCAAAAAAGACAAACACAATGTCACTCCAAATATTGTTGCATTTACTAAACGATTCAATCACACCAGCTTCTGGACGGTGCAGGAAATTTTAAGCGGTGATCTTCCCAAACAGAGAGCCGaaattttaacacattttatcaaggtaagaaaaaaaaattaaaaaagaacttaaaaaacataaattgacCCCTTTGTCCTTTTTTTAGGTTGCCAAAAAGCTTTACGAACTAAATAACTTACATTCGCTGTTCGCCATAATATCGGCAATGCAAAGTGCCAGCATATATCGCCTCAAAAAGACTTGGTCATGTCTCTCGAAGAAAGATAAACAAACCTTCGATCGATTGGCAGATGTTTTTAGTGATCAAAAGAATTGGGCAAATTTGCGTGAGTATTTGGAGAGCCTCCGATTGCCGTGCATCCCATATTTGGGACTCTTCCTTACCGACTTGATTTACATCGATCTGGCACATCCCCATTCGGGTGGTTTGGAGCCAGAACAACGACGCAATAAAATGAATAACATTCTGAGGGTCATATCGAATTACCAACAATCGGATTACACACATCTTGTGCCAATTGATGCATCACAAAAGTACCTCCAGTCGATTAGGTACATTGAAgagttgcaaaatatttttgaagaggaTCAATATAAGTGAGTTTTCGTTGTCTTGGGTGGGTTTTTAAAGGTTTGAAAATATaatcttttgttgttttgttttttttctataggAAATCTCTCAACTTGGAGCCATCCTCTTCGGGGCCAAGTTCATCATCATGCAGCTCGAAGGAATCATTTAATGTTGATGCAGCCGCACCAGCTCTTGCCTGTTTAAATCTCTCACCCGCCAAAACAATGGGTTCTGTGCGCATAGCGAACGGAGCTAAATTCATTCCAGGCCATAGGAAATGCCGAAGCTTAGGCTcaaagtaagtttttgttttttttttttgttaatttatcaaATGCAATTGCTTCTATAActtctaaaaaatattcaacaaaatcaaatcaaaattctttgtttatttCCATTCAAAACCTCAAAACACTCGCATCTTTGTCTGTCTCTCTTGCCTGACATcataataatcaaataaaaatgcaacGATTCACCAAAAACACATCCAATTTatgattttctttgattttttgattttcatttggtttttaaatcttatttcatTTGTTTGCCCTTAATTATTATTCACCATATCCACCACCACAACAACAACTCACCACTAATGCTCGATTGTTGATTTggtctttatttttcatttgttttttgtccATTAAATCACTTGGCTCCTCTCTCGACCACCCTCACATAACATCCACACaatacacttttattttttgttgttataatttttgtttcttaattttcgtTTACTATTCCAACCCCCcctgaaaaaacaacaacaaaaaaaaacatcgaattgattgcaaataaatttaaaatcgaatCGAAATCGAAATAGATTTCGTAGCACAAGTTTGCCGcgaaatttttatcaaaagtgcaaCTGCCCCATTATGATGATTGCGCCCGGAATTGGTACGATCTCAAATAAGCGATGCAAATGCCGGTGAGTTTCTACAGTTAAGAATGTttaaacaaaccaaacaaaatatatattttacccttttttaaagtattttcggttgttttggtttttgggtttttttgttttttaaacttttatttccgTTTtctgattatgatgatgatgataatctTTTGGTTGGgttcacaatttttgtatacatattgtAAATGTTTCTCCCATCTCTCCCTGATTCCCTTTATAGTGAATGTTTAGCTAAAGTTTGTGTAACATACTTAGATGTAACCCCATGtgcattaaaataagaaaacataaaaaaaaaaacatttttgaacttgatTAATGGATTTCATGCATGTTGGTGAAGATTTATGGGCAGAGGTTTGTGtacattaaaaaacaatgtacttttgtttttatcttttgacTGAAAGCAGCGACATTTTCattctttaaacttttcaaatgaAGATTACAGTACAATgcaaaaattttcgaactggTATTTTGTTGTATTAATCATTAAGGGCTCTGaagtattttgtatgaaaataagaTTGAGTGAGGTTTCCGAAAGTTGTTAAAGAAAAGATTGTTCACTTCCTACATTTTCGTATTTTCTTCTCTATTGACCGATTCTGTACTTAGCCCTTTATTACGTAAAATTAAAATGGTGTGCTTGAAACTTTGTCATTTTTTCGTAAAGAGGAGAGCTTATGTCTGGCAAAGTGAATTTGAGATTGTGATTAGAAGGAACATTGCATTTTACAACATTGACGctttttagctttaaaaattgGGAAAATCCGATAATAAGTGTTcagaaatatgtatttggtctTAAATTTGGATAAGATCAAATACAGTCGAATCTAAGCCTAcgccgtttaaaaaaaaatgttttgtttgcatatttttaatGTAGACATAACTTAAACCATGCTTTGAAAAGGATTTAATCGAAAGCCTCAAATTCGGCCCCGCTCTGCCTATTAAATTGTAACATTTATCTACAAATATGTTTTCCAAAAgtagtgttttttaaaactgcacTATTTTGACGAAACTATAGAAGATATCCTAAATCTGTAAAGCCTTACTTATTCACAAAAATTCTCGCTAGGTCTAGACACaagtttttttccatttttaaattcttttttagattGAAAGACATggtcaaaaaatacatttttttttcaaaccgttGCCattatgtcaaattttcaaatatccaAAAAAGCTTGTGTCTAAAcctaatcaaaaaaaatgttccccTTTCTATGGATTTTGTTCCATTCTTAATTTCCTTTATTCTAAACAAGTTCGAAAATGGGAAAATACTCATTTAGTGCGAGTTTGTTCCTGACACTTTAGTCTAGGGCGTAATttacgaaaataaaatgtatgtttttttttacatttattattgATAGCATTTCCAATTACTTTTGGggtcaaaaataacaaacaaggTCCAACTGCAATCTGATGGATACTCAGCGcgatatttcatttctttcacaagaacacaaaatacaaaaaccagtaaaaaatggacaaaaattaaacatttaaatttaaatttttttgctgCAATCGTACAAACTTCGTATGTTGTGCAGGTCTCTTGGACCACTCCATCAATAGGCCCTTTAAGTGCTTGCATTCCGACGAATTaagttatttaataaaaccaataaaacaaatttagaatattATACCTTTGTGAATTCACGAGTACTTTAAACTGTTGAGACAACTTCAAAGGGTTTGAACTATCCTTAAAATACCTTAAAAAGCCCTTTGAAGTTCTACTAGCTCCTCCGTAAACAACATTCTTGCTGATATACTGAAGGTCTTGCAATTTAATCTACttcattatgtatttatttatgcatattatattttaatttcaaaatgtttgttttcattttctgaaACGTTTATAAAAATTCGTTTCAAATGCTTCGGAACAGCTGTTTCGAGTGTACAACATTTCGAGAAAGGAGAATTTTACTCTCGGGAGAAATTGCTTTTCCCGGGAATATTTAGAACTGGGATGCAAGTAAACGTAAATCATATGTTTAATCAATAACATCCTGGCAGGGGTTGGCCTCCCTACTTTTGAAGAgcgaagagaaaaaaaatcagataTAACGTTTATGCTAAACTGATATTATCCTCGAACTAGATAATCGACAAAGAAGTCAATTTTACACTGAACAGGAAAAGAAATTACAAGACACCATCATGCATTTTCACCATCGATCAATCTTGTAACTCTGAATTTCCATAACAAcagttgttaaaaacaaaacaattctgcCTTACTGGAACCTCCTTGGCTCATCGATGCCAATTCCCTATAATTAACCTCGCATCTCAAAAGAAAACCCATACAAACGTTAAGATATATCGCATgatttttctaaagatttcatctaagcTCAAGTCCAAAAACTGGAAATTCACTTTTACGGATGGGTTCAAAACGTCACGGAATACAAcctttgcaattaaaaaatgaagacGGTAGCACGATTTGGTAGTACTATTTGGAATACTTCCACAAACCGCATCCATTTTAACTGCTGAAACCTTTTCCATTTTTACTGCCATTCAAGAGgctttaaaagaaagaaataagcaGATTATATGTACAGTCAGTCTCTTTACGATCTAATCTGTCAAAAATCGAATAACAACTCCACCAATCTCATCAACAACATCCGCTACTTATTGGTAAAATTCAAACCAACACATAAAACTAATATGAACCTCTGGACACGTTGACATCCGTGGCAATGAGCTCGCGGATAAAGCCGTCAGCCTTACAAACAAGTCACCAACCTACCTCTAATCTATTTACACCAAGAATGACCTTGTGAATACCCTCACAAGACAACTGACCAGCACCCAAGAAAATAAATGGAGAATATACAATCACCACTATATAGGAGTGAATCCAACCAAGTCAAAACCTATATACCCCACAAACagcgaaaattcaaaaatcaaaaacttccCTCCTCCCATTTGTCCTACCTGCAATACTACATTTGACCTCCAACACCTGCTCCAAAACTGCAACAGAACTAGGCCAATCATTGAGAAAATTCTAAATGGAAACGACATCATCTATTATTGAGCTAGAAGCTCCATAATTTTATATaagcatttaatttattacttgtttgataaatatctaataataataatacaaaaaaaaaaaaaaacaaattatgcgAAATTTTCAGATTCTGGATATTTGTTTTTGGGTTTCAAagctttagaattttaaaataattatacaagATAGAAATAACGTTGgaatgaattttgtattgttattgttttatgacattaatttttaaaaatatggtttctgGAATATATGCTCTACGGTTTCGATCAACATAGTTCCATTTGATCAGCCCAATTTGtcactatttttgtaaatccgGTCATATGGCATCAGTATGGTGGCTTGAATATTGACTTGCAATGCTTCAAGACTGGTTTCTTAGTATAAATCAATGACTTTAGATACCCTCATAAAAAGTGATCGAATGTAGTTCCGCGGCGCTAAGTTCCGCGAACGAGAGGACCAATTAGAAGGACCACTTCGATTTTGCAATAGCGTATTGTATGAAAATTCACGTCATTCTTTGGATCCAAAAGCtgattaatttaaagaaaaaactttttcagTCTACATATCGTCGTTTCGAAGAATTTCTTCGTTGCGGACAAATAATGAAACACCCAATTTTAGTGGATATAATAGATATTCGTTAAGAGGTTGGACTACCCTAGATGCCCAACAAAATTGGTTTTTTGCGATTTTTTTGAGGAACTATTAAGAACTACTAAGAAAAAAAGAGCCTCTAGAAGTAATTTCTCCTATTCCTTGATTCGTCAAAAATTTCGAGTCTGCGTTTTTGTTATGAACCGCCAAAGGTTATGAAAACGATCTATTCCATGATTATCTCCTTTCGTTTCTTTAATCAATGATATTAACAACTTGACCTAAATTGTCAAgcataaaatttgataaaattattgcCTCAAACATTTGTTCATAGTGTTAAAGGGAATCAGAAAATACGAACCGCTCAGTAACGTTTTGaatccaaaaaatcaaaatttgtttaaaatataaatggcAACAACATTATTTAGAATCCCAGCGTTTTGGTTGTGAAGAAAGGGTCTTCAATGCCCAAAACTTACTTTGACtgaggtcctcagacctgttaagtccgttgggaaccactTAGGGCCTCTAATACGCCTTCGCGCTATaatgtacggtttccggagatgtgtttcagctctatccaactcttgcctaggaTGTTGCAAAAATATCTATTCAtcaaggtttgcagctttcttgtaatggctgaagtaaccttccaagtgctgcacccataaagaagcacagattccaCATTTGttcgaaacagtcgtagctttgtttttaaactgaaagagttattcctccaaattctcgacagcataccgaacgccgcttttgctttgccgattaggcagatgacgtcttggtTGGCTCCACCTttgatggagacgatacttcctaggtattgaaagctctccactttttccaccagttgcgaggaaatatttatttgggaggatggtcgggttttggggctgatcatttttgttttgccggaattaatttttagccccacaacttctggtTCTCTCTttacacttgttgtcatttgatggagatccatgatcctatgagagtgaaagcaaacatcgtccgcttAATCGAAGTTCTTTAAAGTCCAAAGACTCCGCTACATGAGAAAGCTGCGCGCAGCACATTGCttatcatcaacaaaaacagtattggcgacagaatacagccctgtctgagtCCGCTACAGCTTTTAAAATCCTCTGACatcctaccatcgtgcagagcTTTATACTTGGTTCCATAATATGTTGCCtttataatagcaattagtttttctgggaagTCTCTCCTCcacaaagctaaccagatgtaCACCCTTTTAACGCTATCAAAAGCGTTCTCTAAATCGATGaacaggtgtagtggtgatcaatattcaacgcactgttcaataaagATCTGCAGAGTATTGACATGATctagcgcggaatcctgcttttTCGTCATCGAGTGCACAATAGGTATTCAAGAATAAGTTTTGGAGCACCCAGTCGCACTACAAGATGTTTAAATCATGCTCGTACCCCATTTGTGATTTGAAAAATAGATATGCTAAATATGCTGATGGAATGCTGTATTTATCAGCAGAAAATTGGACAACCAAATACACCAACAATTTGATTTACACTTCTTTCCCTATATCTGAAACTTTTAAGCGTagaataaaagaaagtttttctttcaaaagagATTTCGATAAGCCTCTCAagtatgtattttgaaaattgttatctctttaaattcttcaatgcaattagtttttacaaaaaaacattcattaatgaagggtttttattttctttgaattttaagtatttttattattttgaactgTCCAAAAGCTACAGCTAAACTTATATCATTGGTCTTTCTTTCAAGGACcgaaaatcattaaaataaacaaaactaacatTGAAGCTATACGCGCCAGGAGATTTTAAGCTTTAGCAAAAAATTTAAGCaatttctttcatttcattttcatataaaattagtttactttttttattatctaAAAAGCACataaagcttttgtttttatcaattaaacttaaacaaaaataattccattttattttatatttttttttgttataattcttttttaaattttctttttcagtatATTTGGCAAGATCTCAAATGGTCATGTTGATGTTACTACAAATCACCTTACACCCGATCCGAATGCCGATCACAGTGTTTTAAGTCAACCACGACATCTGCTTGACGATTCAGTTCTTGAAGATGGCAGTTATGCTCTCGGCTCTGCAGCAGAAACAACATCGACTGAAAGCTCCGAAGGAGTGTGTCATCGGGATGCATCTGATGTGACTGAATTATGTGCCGCCGAATCGTTAAGCTTCCAAGGTTGTGTTCGAAGGAAAACTGTTTTGAAAGAGGGTCGAAAGCCAGCTGTGGCTTCATGGCAACGTTATTGGCTACAAATTTGGGCCAGTTCACTTGTCTACTTCCCACCAAAATCTTTCAAAGGTAGCGAACGTTCGGATTTCAAAAGGGAGCCGTGCAAAGTTTGTCCCTTGGACGGATGGTGTGCACAGGTGCTGGACAATCCAAAACACAAGAATTcatttgaacttttcaaccCAGCCCACGGAACAGTCTACAGATTTCGTACGGACAGTCCACAGGCAACTCATCAGTGGACGAATTCCATATGCAAAGCAGCCCAACGAAATGCTGATAAACCTCTTCCAACTAATCTCATGTCATTTGAgtaaaggaaaaaacaaaatacagtaGACGGCAAAATAGTTGCTctcttagaaataaaaatctctCTATCTCTATATTTCTCAAACATACACAACATTTTTCGCATGgtcattgaatttaaaaaaaaaaagctaatagaATTGAAGACTGACAAAATCAAACTCATTCACTTGcatacataaaaatacaaaacaaaaaccacgaCTTAACTAACATCCTTAACTCAACTCTACTCATTGTCGCTCTTTAAGGATTTTTAATTTGCTTCAAGGAAAgaaattgatacaaaaaaaacacaaaactcgACGACAGTTTTCTACTCTTCCCAAGGGAAACCCTAATTCCTAGTTTATAGATtactaaaacattaaaatacatattatagAAATACATATATAACTATTAGAATGTATATACATTATATATTATTAGCCTCACTATTtacaaaatcatattaaaagaagaaaattcttcgtggaaataaatttgcttttattttttcaatttttctactcgcttaaaaacttaaataaaaacaataaaatactaTTTGTCCAGttgcaatataaaataataattttatttaaatctttttctttttttcttttcaaataaaaaaataaaatatatatttaatgtaGTTTCATTCTGgatgataaaattaaatgatatttagtattttatgtatgtatgaatatgATATTGATAATTCTATGATTCCTTAGCGTGTCTTGGCTTAATTTAgttctatcaaaatgaaaaaaatataataaaataaaagaaaattaagaattttatatataactTTATATTAAATGTTGTTGCCATTGTCTATGCCTTGACTTCTAAGAAATGAATAACAcacaaaagaatattaaaaaaaaaaaaaatatgtgaatcCTTTGTGATTCATCATTTTTACTATACTCTAGATTCTAGaagaaacctaaacaaaaatatgaaagatatttaaacaaaaaaagagttatgtatgttgtaaataaatgaaagagaTGAACGAAAGAATTCattggaagaaaaataaaaagagttatctatttgtattgctttaaaaaatgtttatttcgcgctgctttctttattttttctatgatAATTTCTATTTAGTTGTAAGAAACAGAAAAATCTgtttgcaaagaaaaataatactatAACTGTTTTTGAAgagtaaaaaaaagatgaatataAAGTAATATTATGGAATGATGAAAAGTAAAGGAAAAAGTgtgttttatttggaattttgaaGAGAGCGGTTGTCTATTGAGATGTTCACTTGGGCGTATGAGTAATTTTCGTATTTAACGATTTCTctgtaatttttccaaaatttattttgaattataaactgtaagaaattttattgcttAACTCTTGAGATTCTTTTCCACCTTTACCATTTTAAATTTCTGGGAGCCACATATTAAAAGTGTCGATGGCAGTTGTGATTTATCGTCAGATCATACTCGAGTGATTCAGTTCTATGATAAATTCTATAGTAATCGAAAATGTAATTTGAATCCCGAAAAATATACCACAAAATCCACTCGTAGTTTAAAATCTGCTAAGTTGCAGTTCCTGAATTTTGGTATTACTAATGCGAATTAACTGGACATTTTCCCTCTTTTTCTATGATAAGTTTTCTTGACGGGATTGAAGAACAACTGTTGTGTTTTGAATAAATCAGGCCTATTGTGAGTTCCATGGCAACAAGATTCCATATGGAAAAATTCCCATTTCCCTTTTCCCTAATTGAGAGTTTCGGAGAAAAGAATTCCCCATGTTCGAAAAAATCCTCTTATTGTAAGCATTTTTTCCGTGTGAAATGTTATATTCTCAACATCTGAAatgttcacttatttttttgCGAACGAGATAAGAACAAAGCGGAAAATGTAAGTTATTTGTTGTTGAGACTATATTCCAACTGGATGGAATGAGTGAAGCAGTGGAAGGAGTTCCAAATCTCGCTGCTTTGGGTTGCCTGCATCTAAAGAAATGGGTTTGAATTTGGTATTGTCGAACTGCGGCTAGTTCATCTTCAGATCCATTAAATTATGACCTTGAAGTCACTCCTGAAAACGAAAATGACAAACCAACTCCTACGACTcctcaaataaatataaaaggaaaGGCTGTCCAAATGAGCACGAGCGAAGTCGTCGCAAAGGAGCtggaaattcaaaacaaaatttgttccgAGCTCAGTGCAGGGAAGTAGCTTTAAAAAGTTATACCGATCACTGGACCGCATTACTGAACTAAAAAAGGAAAGCCTTAAag
This window of the Eupeodes corollae chromosome 3, idEupCoro1.1, whole genome shotgun sequence genome carries:
- the LOC129949248 gene encoding ras-specific guanine nucleotide-releasing factor RalGPS1 isoform X2, giving the protein MMRYSEISRDLSSDSLKFVEQPHAEEYIYKNLRDESPPSDISTHSGPLLSKSCHHQNQIGGSYIANNRLSYGSSTTPRQKKDKSLPSSATKEREFERIPSKTLNAKGSRRKSSIGSACLNAMSTSPGSGCYYCYGSTPPGKTQSLPLNSSIKNYDSVILNALRVTAEELANQITLLDFPVFAAIQPDELTSCAWTKKDKHNVTPNIVAFTKRFNHTSFWTVQEILSGDLPKQRAEILTHFIKVAKKLYELNNLHSLFAIISAMQSASIYRLKKTWSCLSKKDKQTFDRLADVFSDQKNWANLREYLESLRLPCIPYLGLFLTDLIYIDLAHPHSGGLEPEQRRNKMNNILRVISNYQQSDYTHLVPIDASQKYLQSIRYIEELQNIFEEDQYKKSLNLEPSSSGPSSSSCSSKESFNVDAAAPALACLNLSPAKTMGSVRIANGAKFIPGHRKCRSLGSNIFGKISNGHVDVTTNHLTPDPNADHSVLSQPRHLLDDSVLEDGSYALGSAAETTSTESSEGVCHRDASDVTELCAAESLSFQGCVRRKTVLKEGRKPAVASWQRYWLQIWASSLVYFPPKSFKGSERSDFKREPCKVCPLDGWCAQVLDNPKHKNSFELFNPAHGTVYRFRTDSPQATHQWTNSICKAAQRNADKPLPTNLMSFE
- the LOC129949248 gene encoding ras-specific guanine nucleotide-releasing factor RalGPS1 isoform X1 translates to MMRYSEISRDLSSDSLKFVEQPHAEEYIYKNLRDESPPSDISTHSGPLLSKSCHHQNQIGGSYIANNRLSYGSSTTPRQKKDKSLPSSATKEREFERIPSKTLNAKGSRRKSSIGSACLNAMSTSPGSGCYYCYGSTPPGKTQSLPLNSSIKNYDSVILNALRVTAEELANQITLLDFPVFAAIQPDELTSCAWTKKDKHNVTPNIVAFTKRFNHTSFWTVQEILSGDLPKQRAEILTHFIKVAKKLYELNNLHSLFAIISAMQSASIYRLKKTWSCLSKKDKQTFDRLADVFSDQKNWANLREYLESLRLPCIPYLGLFLTDLIYIDLAHPHSGGLEPEQRRNKMNNILRVISNYQQSDYTHLVPIDASQKYLQSIRYIEELQNIFEEDQYKKSLNLEPSSSGPSSSSCSSKESFNVDAAAPALACLNLSPAKTMGSVRIANGAKFIPGHRKCRSLGSKFRSTSLPRNFYQKCNCPIMMIAPGIGTISNKRCKCRIFGKISNGHVDVTTNHLTPDPNADHSVLSQPRHLLDDSVLEDGSYALGSAAETTSTESSEGVCHRDASDVTELCAAESLSFQGCVRRKTVLKEGRKPAVASWQRYWLQIWASSLVYFPPKSFKGSERSDFKREPCKVCPLDGWCAQVLDNPKHKNSFELFNPAHGTVYRFRTDSPQATHQWTNSICKAAQRNADKPLPTNLMSFE